CTCCAGGAGGTTCAAATCCCAACGGACAATTGCCTTCTAACCCCAGTGGTTCAAATCCTAACGGACAAAATCCATCAGCTCCCGGAGGTTCTTATCCCAACGGACAATCACCTTCTAACCCAGATGGTTCAAGCCCTAACGGACAGTCACCATCTAACCCCAGTGGTTCAAACCCTAACGGACAAAATCCATCAACTCCAGGAGGTTCAAATCCCAACGGACAATCGCCTTCTAACCCCAGTGGTTCAAATCCTAACGGACAAAATCCATCAGCTCCCGTAGGTTCTTATCCCAACGGACAATCACCTTCTAACCCAGAGGGTTCAAGCCCTAACGGACAAATACCATCAACTCCAGGAGGTTCAAATCCACACGGACAATCGCCTTCTAACCCCAGTGGTTCAAATCCTAACGGACAAAATCCATCAAATCCCGGAGGTTCTTATCTCAACGGACAATCACCTTCTATCCCAGATGGTTCAAGCCCTAACGAACAGTCACCATCTAACCCCAGTGGTTCATACCCTAACGGACAAAATCCATCAACTCCAGGAGGTTCAAATCCCAACGGACAATCGCCTTCTAACCCCAGTGGTTCAAATCCTAACGGACAAAATCCATCAGCTCCCGTAGGTTCTTATCCCAACGGACAAAATCCATCGACTCCAGGAGGTTCAAATCCCAACGGAAAATCGCCTTCTAACCCCAGTGGTTCAAATCCTAACGGACAAAATCCATCAGCTCCCGGAGGTTCTAATCCCAACGGACAATCACCTTCTAACCCAGATGGTTCAAGCCCTAATGGACAAACACCGTCAACTCCAGGAGGTTCCAATCCCAACGGACCATCACCTTCTAACCCAGATGGTTCAAGCCCTAATGGACAATCACCATCAACTCCAGGAGGTTCTCATCCTAATGGACAATCACCATCAACTCCAGGAGGTTCTAATTCCAATGGACAAACACCATCAACTCCAGGAGGTTCTTATCCCAACGGACAATCACCTTCTAACCCAGATGGTTCAAACCCTAACGGACAAACACCATCAACTCCAGGAGGTTCTAATCCCAACGGACAATCACCATCTAGCCCTGGTGGTACGCAAATACCCTACTCCATCTATGAGTATGATCAGTACAGTTCTAACGATCAAAATAACAGTCAATCTCAATCAAGTCAAAGCGAGTATCTAGCGAAATTGGAGAAAGATAGAAGCATTGTGAAGGCGACCAACtcaaattcaaactcaaagAGTGCTTCATCGACATCACAAAACAATGTTCATATATATCAAGGTGTTGGAGGTAAGTcgtcttttattatttatctcaaTTCTGTATTTGGGAAAAAACAGAAAAAGTAGTTCAAATATTGAAGAtagtaaaattttcttttacgaaacatttcatatttttttttacaaaggTATAGAGAAAAGTTCCCGCTGTTTTTTGACGAAAACATAATACTTTTTGCGAAAGCACGGTAGTATTGAAGTTAATAAGAATCggcttttaaattattaattgttctaAACTGTTTACTAACCAACGACTTGACTGATTCTCTAAGAGCTTGGCTGATTTCATATCTAATTATTGCTCTCAATACACTGCTTCTTTATTCtgataattatgtattattgcTTGTGTTGTTATCTACTGAGGCCTTTTGTAAATGGTTACCATGCGACGCACTATTACTTGACGGAGAAGGCAACCTTGCCGCTGGCTCGGACGTATTCGTGGTATCTAACTTCGGTTCTTTAATAATACATCCAGGGCAAATCCACGAACTTTTAGTTTAAACATTCATTGATTTAAAACGCCTTTTAGTAATATCTGCGCAAAGCAGATAAAATCATAAATGATTTTTGGAGACTAGTTAGCAGtattttttctcatgcatAGTGAGCATTCAACATCTTTGTCCTTCTACTACGATACTTGTCATGTACGTAATAAAATTACCAGTTGTAACATTTGGTACCACTCACGACAAATAAAATGGTATCATAAagttgataatattatcatttaaaaaccTAAGTATCGAACTACTATCATCTACGAATTCTAACGAAAAACTCTCACGATGTCATATGTCTAAAACAACGGGAACTTGCacgttataaattaaattaaactgtaTATAAAGATTTCCGTAAAATCAATTGTTACGACCGTAAATGGAATTGATTTAAATCATGTGATACTAATACCTTCCTTGCACTACGAAATCATTTCTAAATCTACCCAGTTGTTCGCGAATTGAAGCGAAGACTAACGAACATCGATTACAAATCATGAATTGactcaaaaattaaattataagggtattgtattatgtaacaaataatttaaataattacttaatttcaGGCTATCCACAAGATAAACCTGGAAATACAAAACCAAATGGACAATCACCATCTAACCCAGATGGTTCGAACCCTAACGGACAAACACCATCAACTCCAGGAGGTTCAAATCCTAACGGACACTCACCTTCTAACCCAGATGGTTCAAACCCTAACGGACAAACACCATCAACTCTAGGAGGTTCAAACCCTAACGGACAATCACCATCAACTCCAGGAGGTTCAAATCCTAACGGACAATCACCTTCTAACCCAGATGGTTCAAACCCTAACGGACAAACAGCATCAACTCCAGGAGGTTCTTACCCCAATGGACAAACACTACCAACTCCAGGAGGTTCTTATCCCAACGGACAATCACCTTCCAACCCAGATGGTTCAAACCCTAACGGACAAACACCATCAACTCCAGGAGGTTCTCATCCCAACGGACAATCACCATCAACTCCAGGAGGTTTAAATCCCAACGGACATTCACCATCTAACCCCGATGGTTCAAACCCTAACGGACAAACACCATTAACTCCAGGAGGCTCTTATCCCAACGGACAATCACCTTCTAACCCAGATGGTTCAAACCCTAACGGACAAGCACCATCAACTCCAGGAGGTTCTCATCCCAACGGACAATCACCATCAACTCCAGGAGGTTCAAACCCTAACGGGAAATCACCATCAACTCCAGGAGGTTCTAATCCCAACGGACAATCACCTCCTAACCCCAGTGGTTCAAACCCTAACGGACAAACACCTCCAACTCCAGGAGGTTCTTATCCCAACGGACAATCACCTTCCAACCCAGATGGTTCAAACCCTAACGGACAAACACCATCAACTCCAGGAGGTTCTCATCCCAACGGACAATCACCATCAACTCCAGGAGGTTCTTATCCCAACGGACAATCACCATCTAAACCAGATGGTTCAAACCCTAACGGACAAACACCATTAACTCCAGGAGGCTCTTATCCCAACGGACAATCACCTTCTAACCCAGATGGACCAAACCCTAACGGACAAGCACCATCAACTCCAGGAGGTTCTCATCCCAACGGACAATCACCATCAACTCCAGGAGGTTCTTATCCCAACGGACAATCACCATCTAACCCAGATGGTTCAAACCCTAACGGACAAACACCATCAACTCCAGGAGGTTCTAATCCCAACGGACAAGCACCTTCTAACCCAGATGGTTCAAATCCTAACGGACAAACACCATCAACTCTAGGAGGTTCTAATCCCAACGGACAATCACCTTCTAAACCAGATGGTTCAAACCCTAACGGACAATCACCATCAACTCCAGGAGGTTCTAATCCCAACGGACAATCACCTTCTAACCCAGATGGTTCAAACCCTAACGGACAGTCACCATCAACTCCAGGAGGTTATAATCCCAACGGACAATCACCATCTAACCCCAGTGGTTCTCATCCCAACGGACAATCACCTTCTAACCCAGATGGTTCAAACCCTAATGGACAAACACCATCAACTCCAGGAGGTTCTAATCCCAACGGACAATCACCATCTAGCCCTGGTGGTACGCAAATACCCTACTCCATCTATGAGTATGATCAATACAGTTCTAACGATCAAAAGAACAGTCAATCTCAATCAAGTCAAAGCGAATATCTGGCGAAATTGGAGAAAGATAGAAGCATTGTGAAGGCGACCAACTCAAATTCAAGCTCAAAGAGTGCTTCATCGACATCACAAAATAATGTTCATATATATCAAGGTGTTGGTGGTAAGtttgtcttttattatttatctctaTTCTATATTTGagaaaaaataagagaaaaagTAGGTTCAAGGCAACAGTGGATCACTTTTTTCACCTATGATTTGCACTAAAATATAAGCAGTACTTAGTCAGAAATTTTATAAGCATCAACATAGTGTAACTAATGTATGtagtttcattatttaaatcgGTTTAggtaaaaaaatcaaataatattttaagacagaaataaatattttacaagacAACTTATATGAGACACTGTGTACTGGAGgtaggaaaaataaataggaccTTAGGATACAAGGAATATTTCACTTTGCTTTAAACTTTATTGAATAcaaggtttccgcccgcggcttcgcagtcaaagaaaaacccgcatagttcccgttcccgtgggatttccgggattgcatCATTTTCCCGGGAAAAAAAttgcctatgtcctttctcgggtatcaaaatttCTCCATACCattaaatttcatgaaaattggttcagtagtttaggcgtgattgagtaacagacagacagacagagttactttcgcatttataatattagtatggattaaatcAACTCtgatagtttttataataatatgctttGTACTGAAGtagtaattttgtaaataatcaaCAAAATGACTACTtcaatgtttataaacaaaatttcatacttaaataaataattttgtgaacATTTctgttgattattattaaataaataagttttgcTTTGATCCGGTCTTAGCCACTGACCACTGTGGACTCAAGTGATTTGAGTCGCTGTGTTCTACACttccattaaataaataaatataaattaataatttatcgcATTTCGAATTTTTCAGGAGGTTCTTATCCCAACGGACAATCACCATCTAACTCAAATGGTTCAAACCCTAACCCAGGAGGTTCTTATCCCAACGGACAATCACCACCTAACCCAGATGGTTCAAACCCTAACGGACAATCACCATCTAACCCCAGTGGTTCAAACCCCAACGGACAATCACCTTCTAACCCAGATGGTTCAAACCCTAACGGACAAACACCATCAACTCCAGGAGGTTCTTATCCCAACGGACAATCACCAACAACTCCAGGAGGCTCTAATCCCAACGGACAATCACCATCAACTCCAGGAGGTTCTAATCCCAATGGACAATCACCTTCTAACCCAGACAGTTCTTATCCCAACGGACAATCACCATCTAATCCAGATGGTACAAACCCTAACGGACAAGCACCATCAACTCCAGGAGGTTCCTATCCCAATGGACAATCACCTTCTAGCCCCAGTGGTTCAAATCCCAACGGACAATCACCTTCTAACCCAGATGGTTCAAATCCTAACGGACAATCACCATCAACTCCAGGAGGTTCTTATCCCAACGGACAACCACCATCTAACCCAGATGGTTCAAACCCTAACGGACAAGCACCAACAATTCAAGGAGGTTCTTATCCCAACGGACAATCACCATCTAATCCAGATGGTACAAACCCTAACGGACAAGCACCATCAACTCCAGGAGGTTCCTATCCCAATGGACAATCACCTTCTAGCCCCAGTGGTTCAAATCCCAACGGACAATCACCTTCTAACCCAGATGGTTCAAATCCTAACGGACAATCACCATCAACTCCAGGAGGTTCTTATCCCAACGGACAACCACCATCTAACCCAGATGGTTCAAACCCTAACGGACAAGCACCATCAATTCAAGGAGGTTCTTATCCCAACGGACAATCACCTTCTAACCCAGATGGTTCAAATCCTAACGGACAATCACCATCTAACCCCAGTGGTTCAAATCCCAACGGACAATCACTTTCTAACCCAGATGGTTCAAACCCTAATGGACAAACACTATCAACTCCAGGAGGTTCTAAAACCAACGGACAAATACCCTCAACTCCAGGAGGCTCTAATCCCAACGGACAATCACCGCCAACTCCAGGAGGTTCTAATCCCAATGGACAATCACTTTCTAACCCAGGAGGTTCTAATCCCAATGGACAATCACCTTCTAACCCAGACGGTTCAAATCCTCACGGACAATCACCGTCAACTCCAGGAGGTTCTAATCCAAATGGACAATCACTTTCTAACCCTGACGGTTCTTATCCCAACGGACAATCACCTTCTAACCCAGATGGTTCAAACCCTAACGGACAATCACCATCAACTCCAGGAGGTTCTAATCCAAACGGACAATCACCTTCCAACCCAGATGGTTCAAACTCTAACGGACAGTCACCATCAACTCCAGGAGGTTATAATCCCAACGGACAATCACCATCTAACCCCAGTGGTTCAAACCCTAACGGACAAACACCATTAACTCCAGGAGGTTCTTACCCCAATGGACAGTCACCATCAACTCCAGGAGGCTCTAATCCCAACGGACAATCACCATCAACTCCAGGAGGTTCTAATCCCAACGGACAATTACCTTCTAACCCCAGTGGTTCAAACCCTAACGGACAAGCACCATCAACTCCAGGAGGTTCTAATCCCAACGGACAAACGAGTTCATGCCCCGAAAACCCTGATGACACTGACGCTACGGATACTTCAGGTAGGtctttaaaaaatagaattgagaaacagCGGTGTAAGCACTGGCCTTTAGGTCATTGTTTTCACCATATGCTGAGTTCATAGCCTTCTGCCTATACGTagtaaacttatttttttttcttgtgtattttttatgtttttgatttttacagcgaataaattcttattcttttctattctattcttgATAGACAATTTGTGAGTTGATTAATCAAACAGCATTATGGTTATTACGCGTAGCCCTGGAATGGCGtaaagacgcgggttcgaatcccgccagcccccctagccaagtggctttctgttagcgtagcgttcaatagaatagactacgaatgtatgagattgacgtaagctgtagataaacgtagctgcagcttacgtcaatctcatacattcgtagtctattctattgaacgctacgctaacagaaagccacttggctaggggggctgatgatcgaattttttcttttctctataaattgaaaatactttcataatgttttttacttatcaatttttgttactttttgcAGTTGACTACGCGCTTCCCAGTAGTGGAAAAATCTGCATCTGCTTTAGCAGCCACCTCGAAATCCCATCAGGCATACGCGACCAATTTAGATTATACTAGATCATCTCATTTCCGAAAATATTGTAGTACTAGTGTAGTTGTAAGCAAGCATTGTAAAAATCAATCTTTGTATTGaaccaaaaatattaataaatgaattgtgcatatttgtgtttattttatttttcccatAAAAAACACAGGgagaaaatgttatattttgttatttgattataaaGAGTTTAAATAGGTTCTGCATTAATTTCTAGAGTTTGTTTCACTTagctaacataatatttaaataaaacgtttagccttcctcgataaataaggtatctaacaccgaaagaatttttcaaatcggaccagtagttcccgagattagcgcgttcagaCAAACAAAcgcttcagctttataatattagtatacctAGATATTGTTTTCGTACTGTCCTTATGAGGCTATGAAACAAGCTcattgaatgaaataaatgtagACATAGCTTTCACAATATTTCATGAGTTATTCTGCCTACTGTATAATTTGTGTCCCTTTGTACAAAAAAGATATCCAATACTCTCAGTCACTTCAAATGGATATCAAAAGACATAAAAATAGCAGTTGCAAGGAAAAGACAGCtacgatttattcattatgaATCAAAATCTTTTCAAACGAAGTAAGAATtccaaaaatacaataaaatacttcGATCTTGTATCAACTGCTCAAAACCAGTTATTAATGATACatatatcatcactacatagtataaaacaaagttgctttctctgtccttatgtccctttgtatgcttaaatctttaaaactacgcaacggattttgatgcggttttttttaatagatagaatgtaatcagttcagtgtagtatttgcgtgaaagagtaacaaatatccatcctcacaaactttcgcatttataatattaggaatTGATAGGAATTGATAGGAAAAACAGGAATGTCAACGAAAACTTTTGGGTATCAAAATTATCTTTTGTCGGAATTGTCAGTATTTATTatccaaaatataaaattctcttATCACGGTCGCGGTGTTTGTAATTACCTACGAAATCATCTAGTTTGTGTGTGTACATCGGGAAGGTCTGAGAATCAGGCACCTATATTTCATACCCCTAAGTAAtaagagtaaggcagaacaacgtttgccgggacagACCTTACAATATTTCCCCTTCAGGCAGTATTAACAGTTACAAATAATCCTATCTAGCTTCTTGCGTGTGCTGTACAAATTCTTCCTTAACTTATAAACTATCTGGTCTGCTATTTCGTCACTAGCGTCAGTCAGTTCAGTTTTAATCCCTCGCTTAATTTCATCAAACGTAGCATCAGGTATACCATCTTCTATTACCTCTTTCTCTTCTATATTCTTATTAACCAATATATCGTGAAGATCTTTAGCAAAGTCTTGCAAGAACACTTCTAAAGTTGCTTTGACAGTTTCCATGTCCTCTGTTGTAAGGTTATTGTGTTGTAGTTTCACATATTCTGCCATCATGTTTTTGAAGTTAGTGGTGTATGTTAGGACGTTGATATCTCTGTCGTTTTCAAAATTGGGTGTTATCTCTGTTGTTCCTTCATCTTGATCTGTTACTGGTAGCCCTGTTGTTGTTAATAGTGTTGCTAGTAGGAATATTAGccctgtaataaaatatatttgtatttaatccTGTTTTCCTAATGTATTgcatgtttgttttataagaaatgCTGTTAGTttgtatacttttattttaattacacaatttttgtttatttatttatttatttattgacacAGAATCATTCTTTGTACTAACAGTAATAATACCAAAGCATACATAGAATTTAGTAACAATatgttaacaaaaatacaaacaaaatggAGTTACATTCAATGTGCATCCAAGTACCTGATACAGAGGTCTAGGACAGTATTTATACTACTAGCAAAAATGTCAATTGTGGCATCGGAGGCCAGCACACGATTTAACAGATGAAGGGCCGAGTGTGTCGGAGCGGTGCCGGCCGCCTGCGTCCGCACACAGGCCTCCGCGAACAGCGGCCGGCGGCGCAGCGACACGCCGGGAGGCGGCGCCCACAACCCGCACATACCCAAAGCGACAGGATTGTCGACgcgattatttaataataagtaatagtgAATTATGAGAGCAAGTTTTCGTCTCAATTCAAGTGTATTTAAGCCAACCATGCCTATTACAAAAAGAGATGGATACATGTAAGGATAATATCcgtaaagttttaaatacaaataacgaGCAAACTTTCTTTGAACCCTCTCGAGCAGTAGTGTGTATTTCTTTTCGTGAGGGCTCCATATTATTGCGTTGTATTCCAATATACTGCGTACGTAGGCCGAGTACAATACGACGACAGTTTTTCTATCCTGAAACCTCGCCGATTGCCGTACGATAAAGCCGAGGGATTTGTACGCTTTTTGACACAGAGCCTCAATATGTTCATTAAACGttaaagttttatcaaaaagtattCCTAAATCGCGGATGTGGTCGACTCTGCGCAGCGTTGTGCCTTCTAAGCTGTATGGATATACAATAGGTGAACGCGAGCGAGTGTATGTCATTATGTtgcattttgaaatattaaattctaattGATTTTCGTGGCACCAAGAAGTCAAATTTATTATGTCATTTTGTAAAGATAAGCAATCGGAATGAGATTCGATAGTTAAGAATAGTTTTAAGTCATCGGCGAACATGAGACATTGGGCTGATCTTAGTACATTAGGAAGGTCATTTACCATGACCAAGAAATGAGTAGGTCCTAAAGTGCTGCCCTGACTTACGCCAGAATGCACGGAATAAGGATCGGAACGTAGACGTCCGAGTTGGACGTATTGGACGCGACCGTCAAAATAGTTAGCGAAGTATTTTATCAACTTGGGTGTAAAACCAAATTTAGAAAATTTCGATAAAAGAACATCATTATTTACGCGATCGAAAgcctttttaaaatcaaaataagcTACGTCAACCTGTCTTTTTTTATCGAGTGCTTTTGCAGTATAATCGACAAAATTGATGAGATTTGTTGTCGTAGAACGTTTCGACCGGAATCCATGCTGAGGATCGCACAAGAGTGATCGAATCTGATtcgtcaaattattatttaaaattatctctAATAATTTTCCAAAACAAGAAGCTACAGCTATAGGGCGATAGTTATTAATTTGAGACTTACAGCCACTTTTGGGTATTGGTGTAATGCGCGACTTTTTCCATTCATTGGGATATGTGTCGGACGAAAGCGACATGTTGAATAAGAAGTGAAGTGGCTGTAAAAAAACAGATATGCAGTCCTTAATGAGATAAGGAGGAATGCCATCGGGTCCTGCAGATGAGCGTAGTTTAAGACGTCGAACAGCATTTTGTATTTCAGACTTGGAGATGTAGCTAATAGATACACGCGAGGAATCATTATCGGGATGTGGGCAGATGTTATTCGGACTAAGTTGTGGTTTATCTTTCAAAAAGACCGACTGAAAGTAAGTAGCAAAAGCATTAGCAGCGTCGACACCTGAGACAAGGTTCCCGTTATATTCATATTCAGTACGCTGAGAGTGGGACGAGCGctgttgtttaataaaattccaaAAATTTGATGGATCATTCTTTATGTTAAATTCTAATTGATTCGTGTAGGTAGAATAAGCAATATGTATTAAGTTTTTAACCTTTATTCTATAATATCTAAACATTTCCCTATTAAATTGTGTACCATTttctttatacttttttagatgaaaatgtttagttttaatgttACTAATTACGTCTGATGTAAACCATACTGGGTAGTTAAATCTTGAATTAAATGTGGGGTTACGTTTTGTGGGAACACATTCATTAATACActcgtaaatttttttataaaataattcaatcgCATCATCTACATTAccatattcataaatatcaCGCCAATCTAATAATTCGAGACGCGAATATAGTTTGTTCAAATCCGCCTTACGAAAATTCCACTCATTAGACTGCAAGATAAATTGACTACACACAGACGgagttttgtatttttgtggtTGGCTCAAATAACgtaattttactaaaagcGGGGGGTGATAATTATCCTTGGGTACAAGCGGTAGCGGGTCATCGATCAATTGTAAAtcagtattaaaattacacaatattaaaTCTAGCATACTACCGGTTACATTAGGAACAGTATTAATTTGACTAAACTTGCACAAAGCTAACATGTTTTTATAGTGAGTAAGTACGTTTCTACTTGCAGAGTTTAAGTTAAAATCgccaaaaataatgattttatgttGCGAAAATCGAATACACAAGTCTtctaaaatttcaaaatatttacagtagATTTCATCACTGGAACTAGGTCGTATGtacaaaacacaaaaaacaaaattcgtaaacttaattttaacGGATAAAGCTAAAATCTCTAAACAATTTATATCACCACTATTTATTCTAATGTTTTTGACGTTGTAGCAGTCACAAAAGGCTAATAAAACTCCACCCCATCCAGAATCGTCAGCTCTGTCTTTTCTAAACAAGGAGTATCCGGCGGGAAATACTTCCGAATCACTAACACCACTGTTAAGAAAAGTTTCAGTCAAAGCGTATACATCAAAACGTTCACTTAATACCGATATTTTACATTTGTCTAACTTTGAACGTAAACCTCTAACGTTTTGGTAGAACAAAGTGAGAGATTTAAATTTACGGCTTTTGGGTGTCCTTTTCTTTGCGAAATCCACTACGCCATGGCTTTATATGCACATCCTCGGCCCAGTGAGATGGtgacaaataaatatctacatgTTTAGTCGGGACAGTTAACTTGAAGGAAGCGTAGTCTCCACGGGGTTTTAACTGTTCGACGAAGCAGCTATCATTGGGGCAGATAACGAGCAGATGATTGATAACTTGTTCAACAGTTGTAccagattttaaataataaacgtgCAGATAGCTTTTACGTTCCGCAGCCTCGAGTGAAGTCGTCCCAGGCGCGGCCGTACCACGAGCTACATTCTTCGACGAATTAGAAACTCGCTTGCGTCTCACTGTTACCCATTCACTGTTAGTACCGATGCTTGCATTTGTATCGGAGGCATCGGTCGCTTGCGAGACGAGGTTCGAGTCGTACGCCGTACCTGTAGTAGGGGCTGGCTCGACGTCACTCGGTATCGCATGCAGTGGCGGTGGGGCAGGCGCTGAGATGGGCGACATGTTCCTCGCTGTTCGCACCTTAGGCTTGCTTGCGGGGACAGAAGAAACAGCACGAAGTCTCGTCTGACGCACTGGACGCTGCTTCGTTGTACCCGCATCAGGCTCGCACATTTGACCAACTGATCCGAGAAGTACCTTCGTATTGACATCTTGATGAGTTTGAAGGTGATTTTTCAATAAGTTATTTTGTTCGAATATCAGCAATTCCAATGAGTTCACTTTGTTCTGTAGAAGAATTACAGTGTTATTCAACTCGCGAACACAGATTTCTAAGCTTTTGTGAGACATATTCGCAGATATCGAATTTAGAATACGGAGTGCAAAGGTACACGGTTGCGCGCGCGGGGCGGAAACCAATATAATTGTTGTATCAACTCGTGTGACATTTGTGGCTGCAACAGGCTATGGCTGAAAAACAGCGGTGAAAGCACTGGCCTTTTAGTCATTGTTTCCACCATATGCTGAGTCCATAGCATTTTCGTagtaaactgttatttttcttgtgtatttttttttgtttatgtgtttgatttttactgcgaataaattcttattctattctattctattctattctattctattcttaattattattatcgtagGAGACTgcgaatttttatttgtttttacattaaaaaaagaacaatgTACTAAAAACGAAGTCGAACTACATACTACttaattgctttttttatagaccAGTCGATAATGACTTTTACTAAAT
The Colias croceus chromosome 30, ilColCroc2.1 genome window above contains:
- the LOC123704552 gene encoding hornerin-like; amino-acid sequence: MPIIADDDVKYEVVSSKSVDRFGRPIYTVNMIPIDYPVSQGFSQANSQAQASNYNNNQAASYRNGNFGYDAYNQNQGQNANAQASQKQYLANYGAGGSYVNSYNANAKANSDAKSSQNGFRSYNGGSPVVPLSPNYYNPSMFLPPGYIGQGYPPAPAYPQTYPLLYPNRPVYPGYKNYPTYAVPLANSQSQSSGQAPGAPNAANPLANYLANYGVNSIVKSNSHADSKGTASSNQNAFQSYNGGSPIIPVAPVPPTYYNQPPYYPGFVGPVFPGAPAPGYPPSVIPIATNPNSQNPSGQSPSTPHAPISKPDFEPIRPYTFSDYNQYSSNNEESSSSEESQSQYFANYNKDTTSVEASESNSSSNSDSKSSQNSVYKNNGTGGYPQNVSGGSNPSGQSPSTPGNSNPNGQSPSNPSGSNPNGQTPSTPGGSNPNGQTPLTPGGSNHNGQSPSNPSGSKPNGRTPLTPGGSNPNGQSPSNPSGSKPNGQTPSTPGGLYPNGQSPSNPSGSKPNGQTPSTSGGLYPNGQSPSNPSGSKPNGQTPSTPGGSYPNGQSPSNPSGSKPNGQTPSATGGSNPNGSNLSGQSPSNPSGSNPNGETPSTPGGSNPNGPSNPDGSSPNGQTPLTPVGSNPNGISPSNPSGSNPNGQTPLTPGGSNPNGQTPSNPDGSSPNGQTPSTPGGSNPNGQALSTPGGSYPNGQTPSTPGNSKPSGQSPSNPSGSNPSGQSPSNPSGSNPNGQTPSTPGDSNPNGQALSSPEGTQIPYSIYEYDQYSSNDQKNSQSQSSQSEYLAKLEKDRSIVKATNSNSNSKNDSSTSQNNVHIYHGVGGYPQDKPENTKPSGQSPSTPGGSNPNGQSPSNPDGSSPNGESPSNPSGSYPNGQNPSTPGDSNPKGQSPSNPSGSNPNGQNPSAPGGSYPNGQSPSNPDGSSPNGQSPSNPSGSYPNGQNPSTPGGSNPNGQSPSNPDGSSPNGQSPSNPSGSYPNGQNPSTPGGSNPNGQLPSNPSGSNPNGQNPSAPGGSYPNGQSPSNPDGSSPNGQSPSNPSGSNPNGQNPSTPGGSNPNGQSPSNPSGSNPNGQNPSAPVGSYPNGQSPSNPEGSSPNGQIPSTPGGSNPHGQSPSNPSGSNPNGQNPSNPGGSYLNGQSPSIPDGSSPNEQSPSNPSGSYPNGQNPSTPGGSNPNGQSPSNPSGSNPNGQNPSAPVGSYPNGQNPSTPGGSNPNGKSPSNPSGSNPNGQNPSAPGGSNPNGQSPSNPDGSSPNGQTPSTPGGSNPNGPSPSNPDGSSPNGQSPSTPGGSHPNGQSPSTPGGSNSNGQTPSTPGGSYPNGQSPSNPDGSNPNGQTPSTPGGSNPNGQSPSSPGGTQIPYSIYEYDQYSSNDQNNSQSQSSQSEYLAKLEKDRSIVKATNSNSNSKSASSTSQNNVHIYQGVGGYPQDKPGNTKPNGQSPSNPDGSNPNGQTPSTPGGSNPNGHSPSNPDGSNPNGQTPSTLGGSNPNGQSPSTPGGSNPNGQSPSNPDGSNPNGQTASTPGGSYPNGQTLPTPGGSYPNGQSPSNPDGSNPNGQTPSTPGGSHPNGQSPSTPGGLNPNGHSPSNPDGSNPNGQTPLTPGGSYPNGQSPSNPDGSNPNGQAPSTPGGSHPNGQSPSTPGGSNPNGKSPSTPGGSNPNGQSPPNPSGSNPNGQTPPTPGGSYPNGQSPSNPDGSNPNGQTPSTPGGSHPNGQSPSTPGGSYPNGQSPSKPDGSNPNGQTPLTPGGSYPNGQSPSNPDGPNPNGQAPSTPGGSHPNGQSPSTPGGSYPNGQSPSNPDGSNPNGQTPSTPGGSNPNGQAPSNPDGSNPNGQTPSTLGGSNPNGQSPSKPDGSNPNGQSPSTPGGSNPNGQSPSNPDGSNPNGQSPSTPGGYNPNGQSPSNPSGSHPNGQSPSNPDGSNPNGQTPSTPGGSNPNGQSPSSPGGTQIPYSIYEYDQYSSNDQKNSQSQSSQSEYLAKLEKDRSIVKATNSNSSSKSASSTSQNNVHIYQGVGGGSYPNGQSPSNSNGSNPNPGGSYPNGQSPPNPDGSNPNGQSPSNPSGSNPNGQSPSNPDGSNPNGQTPSTPGGSYPNGQSPTTPGGSNPNGQSPSTPGGSNPNGQSPSNPDSSYPNGQSPSNPDGTNPNGQAPSTPGGSYPNGQSPSSPSGSNPNGQSPSNPDGSNPNGQSPSTPGGSYPNGQPPSNPDGSNPNGQAPTIQGGSYPNGQSPSNPDGTNPNGQAPSTPGGSYPNGQSPSSPSGSNPNGQSPSNPDGSNPNGQSPSTPGGSYPNGQPPSNPDGSNPNGQAPSIQGGSYPNGQSPSNPDGSNPNGQSPSNPSGSNPNGQSLSNPDGSNPNGQTLSTPGGSKTNGQIPSTPGGSNPNGQSPPTPGGSNPNGQSLSNPGGSNPNGQSPSNPDGSNPHGQSPSTPGGSNPNGQSLSNPDGSYPNGQSPSNPDGSNPNGQSPSTPGGSNPNGQSPSNPDGSNSNGQSPSTPGGYNPNGQSPSNPSGSNPNGQTPLTPGGSYPNGQSPSTPGGSNPNGQSPSTPGGSNPNGQLPSNPSGSNPNGQAPSTPGGSNPNGQTSSCPENPDDTDATDTSVDYALPSSGKICICFSSHLEIPSGIRDQFRLY